The Papaver somniferum cultivar HN1 unplaced genomic scaffold, ASM357369v1 unplaced-scaffold_107, whole genome shotgun sequence genome includes a region encoding these proteins:
- the LOC113327714 gene encoding G-type lectin S-receptor-like serine/threonine-protein kinase LECRK4, translating into MATSVTRLVHFPFLFLFLILLPINSNAQTYKNISSGSSLTAGDADTSWPSQSGDFAFGFRQILQDNQFLLAIWFNKIPDKTIVWFANDADENNREIQIRKGSRVELTTDGKLILNDPQGNELWSAGKAGGADYAAMLDNGNFVLGSRSSAELLWESFKDPTDTILPTQVLKVNGSVYSRETKDSYSKGRFRLRMLPEGKLVLNVAAYPSSSEFQYDEYYPNNNDDSQKEGYEAVFNQSGYIYVNLSDGTKRFLSTENLLPISDVYYRATLDFDGVFTQYSHPRSKNGEQVWSTVWSIPDNICVAIGGVRGAGACGYNSYCRLTSDRRPHCKCPPKFSFVDPNNTYGGCRPDFLQGCQLDEWKTKTNSFELQTLDAVDWPTSDYEELGNYDIEECKTSCLSDCLCDVAIFRNRTCWKKKLPLSNGRENGDTSMAVLIKVRKANLSEPNCFFPQPPDEINDRSTLLLVVSLLLGSSILFNFIFLARALYLNSLAFLVCFFSTEKKLRGKAQDSSVSRSSLRSFTYQELEEATNGFKDELGRGAFGIVYKGLIEEMDSTRFIAVKRLDKVLQEGEKEFKTEVNSIGRTHHKNLVQLFGFCEEGQQRLLVYEFMSNKSLADHLFGNSKPDWKQRVQIALGISRGLLYLHEECSTQIIHCDIKPQNILLDDSFTAKISDFGLAKLLMTTQSRISTITGIRGTKGYVAPEWFRNTPVSAKVDVYSFGVMLLEIICCRKGVFREEGEEDMKAILTDWAYYCFSQGKLEDLVEDDEEVMNDMRRFERLVMVAIWCIQDEPSLRPSMKRVMQMLEGVLEVPVPPCPYQFNTHDESYSEPDYV; encoded by the coding sequence ATGGCTACTTCTGTTACTCGTCTTGTtcattttccttttttgtttctttttctcatACTTCTACCAATAAATTCCAATGctcaaacctacaaaaatataagTTCCGGTTCCTCTCTAACTGCTGGTGATGCCGATACTTCATGGCCATCCCAGTCTGGTGACTTTGCGTTTGGCTTCCGTCAAATATTGCAAGACAATCAATTCCTACTTGCAATCTGGTTCAACAAAATTCCTGATAAAACCATTGTCTGGTTTGCAAATGATGCGGATGAGAATAATCGAGAGATACAAATCCGAAAGGGATCCAGGGTTGAGCTCACCACTGATGGTAAACTCATCCTCAACGACCCCCAGGGCAATGAATTATGGTCAGCCGGAAAAGCAGGTGGTGCTGATTATGCAGCCATGCTTGATAATGGGAATTTCGTTCTTGGAAGTAGGAGTTCTGCTGAACTTCTATGGGAGAGTTTTAAGGATCCTACAGATACAATCTTACCTACACAAGTATTGAAAGTGAATGGCAGTGTTTATTCGCGAGAAACTAAAGATAGTTACTCGAAGGGAAGGTTCAGACTTCGCATGCTTCCAGAAGGAAAACTGGTACTTAATGTTGCTGCCTATCCGAGTTCGAGTGAGTTTCAATATGATGAATATTACCCGAATAATAACGATGATAGTCAAAAGGAAGGTTACGAGGCTGTCTTCAACCAATCAGGTTACATCTATGTTAACCTAAGCGATGGAACCAAAAGGTTTCTCTCAACTGAGAATTTACTCCCGATCAGCGATGTATATTATAGGGCGACGCTCGACTTCGATGGAGTTTTCACTCAGTATTCTCACCCAAGGAGTAAAAATGGAGAGCAGGTTTGGTCCACAGTGTGGTCTATTCCTGATAACATATGTGTTGCAATTGGTGGTGTACGGGGGGCTGGTGCTTGCGGATATAATAGCTACTGTAGACTCACATCCGACAGAAGGCCGCACTGTAAATGCCCACCTAAGTTTTCATTTGTAGATCCAAATAACACATATGGAGGTTGTAGACCGGATTTCTTACAAGGATGTCAACTAGATGAATGGAAAACGAAAACGAATTCATTTGAGTTACAGACTTTAGATGCCGTAGATTGGCCTACTTCTGACTATGAGGAGTTGGGGAATTATGATATAGAAGAATGCAAAACTTCATGCCTCAGCGATTGCCTTTGTGATGTAGCCATTTTCAGAAACCGGACCTGTTGGAAGAAGAAGTTACCACTCTCAAATGGGAGAGAGAATGGAGATACTAGCATGGCAGttcttataaaagtaaggaaGGCCAATTTGTCGGAACCGAATTGCTTCTTTCCTCAACCTCCGGACGAAATTAATGACCGATCGACACTATTACTGGTGGTGTCATTGCTTTTAGGAAGCTCAATACTTTTCAACTTCATATTTTTAGCAAGAGCGTTATATCTTAATTCTCTAGCCTTTCTGGTCTGCTTCTTCTCCACGGAAAAGAAACTGAGAGGAAAAGCACAAGATTCAAGTGTTTCAAGATCCAGTCTCCGATCATTTACTTATCAAGAACTTGAAGAAGCCACAAATGGGTTCAAGGATGAGTTAGGAAGGGGCGCTTTCGGCATCGTGTACAAAGGACTTATTGAAGAGATGGATTCAACAAGGTTCATAGCAGTGAAGAGGTTAGACAAGGTTCTTCAAGAAGGCGAAAAAGAATTTAAAACTGAAGTCAATTCAATAGGTCGGACACATCACAAGAATCTGGTACAACTGTTCGGGTTCTGCGAGGAGGGACAACAAAGACTCTTGGTGTATGAGTTCATGAGCAATAAAAGTTTAGCAGATCACCTCTTCGGAAACTCTAAGCCAGATTGGAAACAACGGGTCCAAATTGCACTTGGTATATCCAGAGGATTATTGTATTTGCACGAGGAGTGTAGCACCCAAATCATCCACTGTGACATAAAGCCTCAGAACATACTATTAGATGACAGTTTTACAGCGAAAATTTCAGACTTTGGATTGGCAAAGCTTTTGATGACTACCCAAAGTCGAATTTCTACGATTACAGGGATTAGAGGGACTAAAGGATATGTTGCACCAGAGTGGTTCAGGAACACACCAGTCTCGGCAAAAGTGGACGTTTACAGTTTCGGTGTAATGCTACTTGAGATCATATGTTGCAGGAAGGGAGTTTTTCGGGAGGAGGGAGAAGAAGATATGAAAGCCATTCTCACTGACTGGGCATACTATTGCTTCAGCCAAGGGAAACTAGAAGATTTGGTAGAGGATGATGAGGAAGTGATGAACGACATGAGGAGATTTGAGAGGCTAGTGATGGTAGCTATTTGGTGTATTCAAGATGAACCATCACTTCGACCATCGATGAAAAGAGTAATGCAGATGCTAGAAGGGGTGCTTGAAGTTCCCGTGCCCCCATGTCCTTATCAGTTTAACACCCATGATGAAAGCTATAGTGAACCAGACTACGTCTAA